The Vespula vulgaris chromosome 2, iyVesVulg1.1, whole genome shotgun sequence genome has a segment encoding these proteins:
- the LOC127061579 gene encoding protein tramtrack, beta isoform isoform X3 — translation MFAFRRERPKGSRRKKLASGISHRRVAGCSSDMGSEHYCLRWNNHQSNLLGVFSQLLESESLVDVTLACTEGPSIRAHKVVLSACSSYFQALFLDHPNRHPIVILKDVRFAELRTLVDFMYKGEVNVEYCQLSALLKTAESLKVKGLADMTNINAAVASREDQQTQQAQQQQQQQQQQQQQQQQQQQQQQQQQQSQQQNQQAQQQQPQQQPHDRSTECLQRESSREQHHRERESIKDNSSSVGKSNDRERTEGNVSGVATAASAGATTSSQGTKDSADQQQHQQQQQQQQQQQQQQQQQQQQQQQQPQQQQQQQLQPQTQQQQQQQQQQQQQSSHPQQGTTSDSGEAVDMTDCPGSPTGPGSPCPGPLALDRPRRDSEDAASLEETRGSLSPISVHSGPSDMSLSNNTAGTPGVLPLNLPQSRLPSPHSTEPLAGPSGLPPVQQVPLSLKKEMDWERSTEERSVTSEISTDYRLPPDPELMGVDERVFACMYCGASFLHQSKLTRHILSHSLESLKYREQAAHLQLQAQLGLETGMHLPSEAHYPAAGTIEPMDLELAAHSDPTSGVVLCKFCGKSFPDVGSLIAHLPAHTGDRPFKCEFCGKAFKLRHHMKDHCRVHTGERPFRCNLCGKTFSRSTILKAHEKTHYPKYVRKFLSPSPVDPSEEEAPPPPPPHH, via the exons ATGTTCGCGTTCCGGCGCGAGCGGCCGAAAGGAAGCCGTCGCAAAAAGCTCGCCTCGGGGATTAGTCATCG caGGGTCGCGGGGTGCAGTTCAGACATGGGAAGTGAGCATTACTGCCTGAGGTGGAACAATCATCAGAGCAACTTGCTGGGTGTGTTCAGTCAACTGCTGGAGTCGGAGTCGCTGGTGGACGTGACACTGGCGTGCACGGAGGGACCATCGATACGCGCCCACAAGGTAGTCCTCTCCGCGTGCTCCAGCTACTTCCAGGCCCTGTTCCTCGACCATCCGAACCGTCACCCCATCGTCATCCTAAAGGACGTACGTTTCGCCGAGTTACGTACCCTCGTCGACTTCATGTATAAGGGCGAGGTAAACGTCGAGTACTGCCAGCTCTCGGCGCTTCTCAAGACAGCGGAGAGCCTCAAGGTGAAAGGTCTAGCGGACATGACGAACATCAACGCTGCCGTAGCTTCGCGAGAGGATCAACAGACGCAACAGGcccaacagcaacaacagcaacaacagcagcaacagcaacagcaacaacagcaacagcagcagcagcaacaacaacaacaatcgcAACAACAAAATCAACAGGCTCAACAGCAACAACCGCAACAACAGCCGCACGATAGAAGCACGGAGTGTTTGCAACGGGAATCCTCGCGAGAGCAACACCATAGGGAACGCGAAAGTATAAAGGATAATAGCAGTAGCGTTGGCAAGTCGAACGACAGGGAGAGAACCGAGGGAAACGTTTCAGGCGTCGCGACGGCGGCCTCGGCCGGCGCGACGACGTCCAGTCAAGGCACGAAAGATTCTGCCGATCAACAACAGcatcagcagcagcaacaacagcaacaacagcaacaacaacaacaacagcagcagcagcaacagcagcagcaacaaccgcaacagcagcaacagcaacagctgCAACCGCAAacgcaacagcagcaacagcagcagcaacaacagcaacaacaatcGAGCCATCCGCAGCAAGGTACGACGAGCGATTCGGGCGAGGCCGTCGACATGACGGATTGTCCGGGCTCCCCAACGGGCCCAGGTAGTCCCTGTCCCGGTCCATTGGCTCTCGATCGACCGAGAAGGGATTCCGAGGATGCTGCCAGCCTCGAAGAAACTAGAGGATCTCTCAGTCCGATTTCGGTACACAGTGGTCCCTCCGACATGAGCCTGAGCAATAACACCGCCGGTACACCTGGTGTCTTACCTTTGAACTTACCGCAGAGTCGACTTCCGTCCCCGCACAGTACCGAACCACTCGCAGGGCCATCAGGCCTACCTCCTGTTCAACAAGTTCCCCTT TcgttgaaaaaggaaatggacTGGGAAAGATCGACCGAGGAACGGAGCGTCACCAGTGAAATATCCACGGACTACAGACTCCCGCCAGATCCG GAGTTGATGGGTGTGGATGAGCGGGTGTTTGCGTGCATGTACTGCGGTGCCTCGTTCCTCCACCAGAGCAAGCTGACGCGGCACATCCTCTCGCACAGCCTCGAGTCGCTCAAGTACCGCGAGCAGGCGGCCCACCTGCAGTTGCAAGCGCAGTTGGGCCTCGAGACGGGTATGCATCTACCGAGCGAGGCCCACTACCCCGCGGCGGGCACGATCGAGCCTATGGACCTCGAGCTCGCGGCCCACTCCGATCCAACCTCCGGCGTCGTCCTCTGCAAGTTCTGCGGCAAGTCCTTCCCGGACGTTGGCAGCCTGATAGCACATTTGCCAGCTCATACGGGCGATCGACCGTTCAAGTGCGAGTTCTGCGGCAAGGCGTTCAAGTTGCGTCACCACATGAAGGACCATTGTCGCGTACACACAGGAGAACGCCCGTTCCGTTGTAATCTATGCGGCAAGACCTTCTCAAGGTCGACGATACTCAAGGCCCACGAAAAGACACATTACCCGAAGTATGTGCGCAAGTTCCTGTCCCCGAGTCCCGTGGATCCCTCTGAGGAAGAGGCCCCGCCACCCCCGCCGCCTCATCATTGA